The genomic stretch ctttaagaaaataaatatccatGACAGGACTCTGGCAGTTAGGCGCTTTGagcatgaaaagaaacaaattttcatgtttacatAGGAAATACTTTCTCACTTTGAAGTACTGTCACCTGTAACACACTTCATCAAACATTAAGCCTGGTAGACATAATTTGAATACAACCAGGAAGATGTCATAGGAAATAGTAGGATGCTCCAAAGGATAAGTCCTAATGTGAAAATGGCAATAAGTTTTGAGCGAGTAGGCTGCGGGTACCCCAGCACCTCATTGAAAGCTGGAAATCCCATGTGGTTACAGAATGCATGTGCCATCACTGGTGCGATCAGGTGACCTGCACATCATAAAAGAGCACAATTCTAAAAACACAATGCTAAATGTAACTAtcaaatatatttctcttttgccTGTCATAAGCATATCCTGGTAATGCAATTACAAAGTGATAGTTGTCACAGTCAGGTGACATAGGTGCAACTATTTCTGGTGCAAAAGGTATCAGCACATTAGAACTGCGGACAGATTGGGGTGCACGTAATAGATGAGACAGTGTGGAAGCACAAGtgtcaaatttttaaaagaacatggGGAAAGTTTTAAAAGGGATAACTGAGCTATACAATCTGAACACCCGCCAGTTTTTCCCTCTCCATGAGATATGACAGTCACCTATGTGTTATGTATGGGGAGTGAGAAATGTATCTTCCTAGTAAGATATCGTTTAATAGTTAGAAATGAGGAGGCAGTGCAGATGAGTTTGAGCAACAGACTTCGCTGCTTTATTATCTTCTTAGAGAAGGGACAACTGGCCAGGGAGTCAGCACATGTATTACTTTGAGGACATCTATCCGCAAGAGTTGGGTGGCACCTTcaaaatcaaaggaaaaaagcaaCTCTAGTTGTGCTTAACAGGAGTTGACTTGtttgtgaagaaataaatgctGATATATCAACTTCTTCCAGTGCATCATTGTTGCATGCAGGTTGATATTATGTGGGAGTAAGAAATTTTTTGCAGATAGTTCGGAAAACAAATATGAAGTACTGTatagcagttttcttttctaggtaatatttttgtgtgggtgTACATATTAAAAATGGACAGGGCCTGCAAAGGCAGATGTAGTTTGTCTTCATTTGAATGCAAGAACATGCAGATGTCTGGATGCATGAATGATTATGTACAGGCACATGTATGTGCCATGACAATACCTAAAGCACTAACTAAAATTAcgttaaaagatttttttaatatttattgttaataatCTAATCAAGATTTGACAGTCTGGACAAAAGCAAGTTGCTGTGCTTGACACCAAATTAGACCTTCACCTGTTCGAAGGAAAAGGAACGCTGAATAGGCTCCAAACACTGTTGTGTAAAATAATTGAAAcactgcaaataaaaacaaaacaaaaaacaatattattattattacaagatACATATGCAAAAAAGACATGACATGCTACTAAGAAAAGCTGCTGATGTCTTGAGATTCAAAGCACTATCACATAAACTGTATAAATTACGTTTTCTGTAATGACATCAAACACACATCTCTAGTAACACATATTATCAAATTtacatttgagaatatggtaagTTACTTACTTGACTGTCTGAATGCATCAATTACTTCTGCCTGCTTGTGTATAACTTTCTCGATCATGTGATGAAAATGagctaaaataaaacaaagacaaaacttATGATCACCTTTTATCTTACATACAGAGCAAGAAGTATTgagataatataattataatactaacttattttatttgatgtttataatgcgtaaaaaaaatttctacatataacaaaaatgtcatttattcaaaataatttcttctagGATTCtggaaattatttcaaataactTAATTCAAATCTTTAACAGAGACACAGGGACACTCACCTACTCCAAAGAAAAGAGGACACAAGAAAACAGACCAGCCAATACCAAAAGCTGGCACAAGGAGAGGTAGCATGCATGCACGGAAGATGAATTCTTCAGACAATGGAGCCTGAAAAATCAAATTATGTAACTATGCAATCATTGTTATGTCTTGTACAATGGATTATTCTTGCTAactagaaataataataataataataataataataataataataataatataataataataataataataataataatcaacaacatgtgatttatattaCATATTCACGATTATGCTCGCAAAggagcaactaaggctgtatcacggcaagacacccagccctgtaaacagatgccacatgcagagaaagaacaatgtgaGATCTGAGccaaggacagccaaccttcacagTATGGGTAATAGgcactaactgttgcaccactggACCCTCTCATATAAAGGACAGGAGAAACAgccatgcacacaaacacagaagatgCAAAGAGGGATCAGAGAACAACAGTAAGAATGGAGAGTATCATTAATCTGCAGAAAAAGATAAGCAGGTGGACTCGTCAATAGATTATAATCACAACTGTTGACAACTAATCAGTAgacaaaaatagtaaaagaaagggttagaaaatAGACTAGCAttttgttgattggtgtaaggagtaatgctcatggaacagATGTTTAATGTACATATTTAAAGAATTAGATGGTGTTAGATGgcagatatggaagggaagagagttccattgttttgtagcacagtaactaaaagtccagtgaaaacattttagtgACACAGATAGTGAGGGTagtcatcagacgaagagcagAAATGTCTGGCTAAGATGTAGGGAAAGAgaagttgagagaaataatcaaatataaataaaactcaaatataaaaaataatcaaagtaTTATGAGACAAGAGGAAAAAACGTCACAaaccccccccctttttttttttactttttattgcaaGCACATACAATAAATCAGCCTTTGCCAATAGCACCAAtgagttctttattttttcctttttttgaagAGTAGGGGCTAAAGtggttatttttaaacatttttttttttgttagacaACTGTTATTAAAACTATGCTGTAAAATTAATTCATTCATGCTTTGGCAATTTAGAGCAGAAAATAGCACCCACAACTGTTGTttcgtttgcttgttttttttaactagacATGCATTATCTGTTATTAAGACAAAAAGATAATGTCTTTGTTAGccacaaaaaaaatacagcatgcACATTAAAATCATATATGGTACTTCACTCACAACAATATGATTGCGCAGCCAGATAAAGTTCTGCAATGAGGTGGTCCAGTACCTTGGCTCTggcataaaacaaaacagacctTAATTTCAGacaagattttaaaacacatttatattactattaaagtaaataagaaaattataaaacagattATATATTCTAGAAGGAACAGactaaaattcaataaatcttaGCATAACTTTGAAATCCACAATGGTCCAAATGTGAAATACCTCACATGCTTCCTTTTAAGTGTATACTATTTCTAGCAGCATGAATTAGTGGCACATCAAGGCAAGATTCAACTGCAGTCTGTATATTTAGCCTTCTCACTGATGGGAAGAATATTCCCACAAATTTGATTAAGATGGGACAAACAAAGTGGATATGCATGAATATGAACTTGAACCACACATACATTGCCGCAATTTGGTTTATTTATAAGATCAGAACTGTGCAGCatccaaaataataaacacaattatTATATAATCTTTAATCTGTAAAATTTACCATAGTAAGTAAGAAAACGTAATCAATACTAACCAAGATACAGTCTGAAGACTCCATCCATGTAATGAAGATAAAGTGGACCCAGGAACAAAATCTATAACAAAGAGCCATTTGATAATTTCCCATTTTCAGCTatgaatttatataaatatttattttgtggtttgcTTGTATAAATTAGAGACTTAAGTCTCAGTGGCTTTGCCCAAATGTTTTCGAGttttaacaaacttttaataagatcataataataatgcatgCCATAAACTGAGGAAGAAAGTAGTTCATTTAAAATGCAAGCATACTTGAAAAGTATAAAGTAGTTACTCTGCCATACCATTGTCAGGATAAGTGGAAGGACCACAGCAGGTATGAGTCCAAAGAAACGAATTCCCAACCATTCCAAAATTGAATAAGCCTGTGCAAcacaagaaatgtcaaaatGCTTTTGACTCAGCAAACGAACAAGAAATATTACACTTAACAAGGACTTTATGTAAAATATTcccaaaactaaacaaaatgcATGATGATAACTATAACACATGGAAGACGTTTTGTAGTAACTGTCAACTGTGGCAGTTCTATGATGTATATAGAAATCATAAATTGTAATGTGAGGACtgagatacacacacacacacacacacacacacacacacacatatatacatagataGCGCATAGTTTTATGTATGATTACAAGTTCCTCTGTCATTTTAACAAGTAAGAACAATAATGttaacaaagattttattaagaCTGGATCGTGTGTCTAAAGCACCTCTGTATTTTCGCTTTTCTCGCTGATCATCCAAAGAATCGGCAGAACAATGACGGCTGTAGCTCCTACGCTCATAAAACGCCGTTTTATGACATCGGGATGATCTCTGGAAGTTTAAAAAGGAtcacttttgtttataaatttagCAACCAATAGGCAGTCAAAGAACAGTGGTTGAACTTAGCAGCAACGACATCcaaatatttattctgttaccgagcaaaataataataaaacatttaattcatAAAAAGGCAACAACCTGTCTTTATCATTAGAACCACTCCAGACATAGAGGCCGCCGACATAAAGCaccgaaaaaaacaaacacaataaaaccGCCTGCCATGCAGCCACAGCGAATACGATCGCCACCATCTTGCTAGAGTAAAGCTAACTTTCAGTCAGAAGAGTTCAGGGCACGGATATGGAGGTCTGGAACGGACGCTGGAGCTGGGGGAGAACGTTGCACCCCAAGTTCGTGGTTGCAATCCCCATGTGACTGACCTCTCCATTCTGAAATAAACGATCTTCTGCGTATGAAGAACTCATCGAGTTCTATAAGGCTCAAAACTCTAAATAAGAATACAGTGTATCTCATTCTTCCTGTGAGCGTCAGTATATTTTATAGAGTACTATCACGAACTAacatccatatatatatatacgtccgtggtacTATCTTGATTATAgcgtctctctgtctcttctcagTACTTTTGGTCTAAAATTCGCGTTTACTGCcttccatgtcttgttcttgctTCTCTGTTTGATATCTTTTAAACTCCTCGATTATCCTAATGGGCTCCGCAGATTAAAGTGGACATTACCTTCGAGGATTGAAAATCATTTAGTTGAGGGAGTGgattagaaaaaaagtagagTCGGTAATTCATCAAACGACAATATGTGTTAGCGACTGTAACATCTTGCTGGACTGCTGACATTGACATCAATCTTTTAATCTACCTATACTCGTGCAGTCGGTCATGGCAGTAATTGCGATCGCCGTTGCTGtatggaaaaacaaaattgtctgATGCCAGACTCAAAATGCTGCTACAGCAGACCATTGTGTTTAAAGGTACTGTGCAAGCATACTTCACCATCCAGATCACTATATAAGCATGCGCGAGTCGCTCGACATTAAAGACCACATCACGTGTCGAATTGCTCaccattttatgtttgttttgtattttgtcgcTATATAGATATTGATTGGCAAAATATACGTTTTCTGTATAAATACAATCTTTGTGAGATATCCGATTACAGAGTATAGGCGTTTTGTACCTGATTTAACGTGCGGTGCAGACGTTGGTCAGCGCACATATAGAGTGCAATTCCtacttttgttgtgatgctgctcGATAAAAGTGCTCAGTTAAATTAAACAGACTTTCTTCAGGAGTTAAATTAGTTAGCGACCTTTTTTTCAGTCTATGTTTACGTGTAATCTGTCCTACATATGATTTTAAACATCcagctatgatttttttttttctgtcgctCTTTGGCCCTTTAATTTGCCCGTcttctgtgattttattttcaacgtTGGAGCTACTACTTCATTGCGTCTCATTCAAATCAGTAACTGATGTAAGTGGCATAAAGTAGCGAAATAGATGTGATGATGTGTAATCAAGTATTACTGCAGGTTCACCGTGTCtacacacgaaaaaaaaaaaaaagcactaaaaGAGTGGATGTCCATGAAATGAACTGTACTAGACTCCCCATCAGCCCGCAGTTCCAGTGTCAATAGGTTTGGTCAGCGCGGCCCTTTGAAGTGTCCACCGACCAATAGAAAGTGGAAAGTGGTCAACAAGAAGACAGAACGCCTACATTTGGGTACTAAAGTCTCGGGTTTAGTCAGAAATCTTCGGATATTTTTACAGCTAAATCTTACTAACACTGATACCCGATCGTACATCATTAAGCTTGGGGCCATGCACCGACTGTCTTCTCAGTGACGCACAAAATGTGCAAAGTACTTGAAAACCAAATTGTCTACTTTCAGCAACAGTGAAATTATTTTCCACACAGTTCCATTTTCTACAGCTGACATTTTCTGGCCTCGTTTGCCAGAGATTTGCTCAGACATGCTACTTCATAAGACGCAGGCGATTGGCTGCACACCAAGCTGACGTCAGTTCCAGTACTTCGGCCAGGCCAGGGACCAGACAGGTAAGCCGCAgtgtatttataacatttatcgAAAACCgcttttctttcaaacagttCTGAGTTCGAGGTGTAAATAAGTGCTGCGAATGTAGTCTTTAGCGCGAATTACTCTTTTGTATTCGGTTTGGCCTTTAAACGAAAGCCACTATTGATCAGTTGCCGTGGAAACGTTCGATACgcacttgtttttcttgtcagtGTTTTGGTGGATTTAACGGTGTTTTCACGATATTTCCCCATCGCTCGTTCAAGCACATTACACATCTACAGGTGAATGCGCGTGAAATATAATACTGCGGCCAGCACCAGGTAAATCGGAGTTTGTTGCTCATACTTTTCTGTACCGTTATTTGGCGTTCCTGTTGTTATAACTATGCTGTGTATCATGTTCGTCAGCGAGTGTAGCATTTATTACAAGAAAAGTAAGTTTGctaatgttgaaataaatgtaagctGTCATTTACTTCATAGTACTTCATCAGAGGAATGATAACATTTCGCTGGCGTCACCcagttaatttaaaataatttataattattaacatCAAAGCAAAAATCAAGATTTTTTCCTATTGTAATAATCCACAGGAAGCCAAGTGAAGCAAGCATTTAGTCAACTAAGAACTTATTGTTgtggtattttgttttgttgttgtgcttccatATAGAGCTGCCTCTCATTGCCCTCTGCGATAACAAAAAAGGGCTTCTCTTACGAAtaggaaaacaatgtttttacgAAAAGTATGTTTTACCTGATGTTACTTAAATAATGCCCCGGGTCTTCCACAAGGCGATCGACCGTAGGTGTCAAATACTgaaatgaggttttttttcttcgtaaGGTCTTCAGAGACTGTTCTATTTACTGTCCTTGGTGCCATCAGttcttactttttgttttctccatgtttccttgttttctgCCCCACTCTCgttctctcaaacacacatacacgcacgtgcacacacacacacacacggcttAATCAACTATCCTACACAGAACGACAAAAATAACGAAGCAAGAGAAAGCATCCAATAGAATATTTATCCCCCAAGAAGGAAGGCTTTCATGGGCCTAAAGCTATGTCATCTTTCTTTCTGACTAAGATGTGTTTCAGATGGATCTACACTTTGAAGAGTAAAAGGCTAtgttcactgattttttttttctttttttaaagacgatCGTTTTTATGCGAAGAGATAGAGGAAGGGCTCTCACGATACACCATATCCGGCAAAATATCCCCATTCTCCCAACGAAGTGCACAACATAGCTGTCATTATAAATCTGTACAATAAGGGAAGCAATaatggggaggaggaggaatgaaagtgtttttaacGCTACCAGAcaggttaatttttaaaactcaagACAGGAAAGTGACTTAAGCTAATCTCCATCATAGTTAATAGCAAAATGAAGAAACGAGATactgtgggtgtgtgcgtgtgtttgtgtgtattagaggaagggagggggatAACTATGAAGACTGGAGATGCCACAGAAAACCCCAGAATCTCTGCCCACCGCTGAGCAGATGTCACACATCCCTACATGTTAGAAATGTTCGTGGCCATAGCCAATGGACAGGGTTGAAGGCTCAAAAAGTCAGGACCCTGTGTTTTAGTGAGATGGGAGTTTACCTTGACACTACCGAGATACCCTGTTcgcctgacacacacacaagcatagcTTCTGCTATCATTGTGGGTCAAGACCTTCCACAgtaccatcagccatcagcgtACCGACAGCAGCGATTCGAATCAATGATAGAAGTTATTAAAAGGCCACACCGCCATCTTTGTCAAACGTGTCTTTaatacacacatccacacatgatcattgtatatataataatatatgttcTTACCCGGTAATTTGCACAAAGTCTACACCATCTAGCTGCTGAAGGAGGGGCAGGGGTTAAGTTGTGTTGTGCGCGCGTCTTTGAAAGTGAAAACGATCACAATATTACACAGAAATGCACCTTATCTGATCGTTATAAACAAAAGATCATAACCCACcaatattattactattatttccAACAGGCAAAAAATAAGAGAGACCTAGAAAAGCACAGAGAGCAGTGGTAGTTAGGCACGAAAAAGGTGCGGTATTGATGGTGGCTTTCACGAACTACAAATATCTCTAATGGGCAGACGTGGGGATGCGTCAACATCAGTTAGCAGGTCGTGGCCGCCATTAGCAGACCCCAGGTACGCATTGATTTTTCCATTCTGACGTCACGGATCATGCGCTTTCCTCACGTGACGGCAAGATGCACGCGGAGGCTCGAGCCATAGCTACCTGTGGGTCACAAACATCGCATTTAAAGGTGATGGTTCTCTGCTACAATGTATGCCGACTGCATAGGGGGTGACATCGTCTGAATTATTGTATCTGATTTCTAAGTTTAAGTGATTTCCAAGTCCGACTAATCTTGTAATTATTCCACCTGATCCGAGACAGTTGAATCAT from Pomacea canaliculata isolate SZHN2017 linkage group LG8, ASM307304v1, whole genome shotgun sequence encodes the following:
- the LOC112570073 gene encoding CAAX prenyl protease 2-like, with the protein product MVAIVFAVAAWQAVLLCLFFSVLYVGGLYVWSGSNDKDRDHPDVIKRRFMSVGATAVIVLPILWMISEKSENTEAYSILEWLGIRFFGLIPAVVLPLILTMILFLGPLYLHYMDGVFRLYLEPRYWTTSLQNFIWLRNHIVAPLSEEFIFRACMLPLLVPAFGIGWSVFLCPLFFGVAHFHHMIEKVIHKQAEVIDAFRQSMFQLFYTTVFGAYSAFLFLRTGHLIAPVMAHAFCNHMGFPAFNEVLGYPQPTRSKLIAIFTLGLILWSILLFPMTSSWLYSNYVYQA